GGCGCGGGGTTGACCGCGCTGGCCGTACCCGCCTCGTTGGGCCTGGGCGCGGTGGCGGCCCCCTGGCCGATGGTGCTGGCGGCGGTCGCGATCGGCGTCGCCGGGCTCTCCGCCGGCACGACACGGGCGGCCGTGGTGCACGCCGGCACCGCCACCGCGGTCGGCTTCGTCGGGGCCGGTGCCGCGCTGAGCCGGCCGTCGGTGACGGCCGCCGCGCTGGCGGTGCTGATGCTGGCGGGGGTGCTCGTGGCGCTCGCGCCCCGGGTGCGGATCGCCCCGGCCGCCGCCGACGTCGTCTCCGGGTGGGCGGCCGGCGGGGCGGCGTTCGCGCTGCCCGGCGCGGTCGCCGCGTTCGTCGCGGCCACCGAGCCGTCCGGGCCGGTGCTCACCCCCGGGGTGCTCCGGGAACTGACGGTGCCGATCCTGGCGGCGAGCTTCCTGGCCGTCTGCGTCACCCTCGGCTACGCGGCGATGATGCAGGTGTCGCAGCGGCACCTGAGCCTGCCGCACGCCGTCGGCACCGGGCTGGGCGCGTTGGCGGTGATCGGGGCCGCCTTCTTCGCCCCGGGCCGGACCGCCGCCGACGCCTGGCTCGGTGGGCTGGTGCTGATCGCCACCCTGCTGCTGCTCTTCGCCGGACGGATCGACGCGCGTCGCCCCTCGGATCTGGCGTTCGACGGTGCCGACCTGGCCGCCGCCGCCGTCACCACCGCGCTGATCGCCACCCTGGTGCGGATCACCGCGGTGATCTCCCCCGGCGGACAGCTCGCGGTGGCCGCCGTGCTGGTGCTGGTGGTCGCCGTCGCCGCCCGGGCGATGCCCGAGGAGTGGCGGCGCGGGCCGGTGCTCGGCATCGCCGTGGGCGCCGCCCTGATCGGGGTGCTGGCCGGCTGGTCGGCGCTGCGCGGCGGGGTGGGCGTGCTGGCCACCCCGGGGCCGATCTGGGCCGGCGACCTCACCGGCTGGCCGGCCGCGCCGACCGGCGGCTCGGCCTGGCAGGCCCCCGTCGCGCTGGCGCTGCTCGCGCTGGCCGCCGCGATCCTGCTCCCGGCCCCCTGGCGGTACGACGTGGCGGGCGTCGGCGCGGTGCTGGCCACCGTCGGCGTGCCGGCCGCCTTCGACCTGCCCTGGTGGTCGCCGGTCCTGGTGGGGTTGACCGTCGCCACCGTCTTCGGGATGGCCGCGGTCGCTTCCGCCGACCCGCGTGCCGGGGTCTCCCGGGCCGCCGTCGCCGGGGTGGTCGCGCTGCACGCCGCCGGGGCCGGGCTGGTGCGCCCGTGGACCACCGCGCTCGCCCTGGGGGGCATCGCGCTGATCGGCCTGACCGTGGCGGCGGTGGCCCGGTCGCTCGCCCCCTCGCTGGTGGAGGACGTCGAGACCGAGGGGATGCCGCCGCACCTGGTGCAGATCGGTGGCCTGGCGACCGCCGCCGCGCTGCTCACCCTCCCCGGCGCGGTGGCCGCCCTGGCCGCCGAGTTCGGCCACTCGGCCCAGGTGGTGCTGACCGCCGCGCTGGCCGCGTCCAGCTTCGGGCTCGCCGCCGTGGCCGCCGTCCGCCGGCAGGTCCCGCAGTATCTGCCGTACGCGAGCGCGGCCATCGCCGGTGGGGCCACCGTCAGCGCCCTGGCCGCCATCTTCGTCGACCTCCCGTCCGGGGTGTTCGCCGCCGCCGCGGCCCTGCTCGGTGTCCTCGCCGAGCTGGTCCGGGCGGCGACCGTGCCGCCGGTCGGGTCCGCCCAGCCGACCCGCCGCTGGACGGTCCTGCTCGACGGCGCGCTGCGCCGGCTGCCGGACGACGGCACGCAGCGGCGCTGGCGGGTCAGCCCCGCCGCCGGGGCGCTCGCCGCCGCGGCGGTGCCCACCGTGCTGGCGCTGTTCTCCCTCGCGCCGCTGCTCGTCGTGGCGCTGGTCGAGCCGCACCGGATGCTCGCCCACGTCTGGCAGGGGCCGCCGCCGCAGCTGCGCACCCCGCCGCCGGAGCTGGTCGACCCGACGCACGTGCTCACCGCCCTGCTGCTCACCGCCACCGCCGCGCTGGCCGCCACCGGCCTCAGCGGTGGCCGCCGTTCCCGGGCGGTGCCGGTGGTGCTGCCCGGCCTCGCGGTCACCCTGCTGATCACGCCGATCGCCCTGGGCATGGCCTGGCCGCAGAACGCCCTGGCCGCCCTCGCCGTGTTCACCATCTCGATGCTGGGGCTGGCGCTGACCCCGCCGCCGCCGCTGGCCGAGCGCGCCCGGTCGCTGCGGCTGGCCCGGGTGCTGGTCTTCGCGATCGGGCTGGCCGCCGGCGGCGCGGGACTCGCCGGCAGCCTCGCCAGCGAGGGGCTGACCCTGTTCACCCTGGGTGGCGCGGTCGGTGTCGGGGCGGTCGCCGCGCTCTTCGGCACCACCGGCCGGGCGCGCGTCCTCGGTTGGCTGTTCGCCTCGCTGATGGCGCAGCTCTTCGTGCTCACCGTCGGCCTGGTGGCCGGGTTCCCGGCGGTCTGGTCGGCGTTCGGGGTGCTCGCCGTGGGCGCGGTGTTGCAGGTCCTCGCCGCGCGGCTGCCCCGGCTGCGCCGGCCGGAGGCGTACCGGGAGGCCGCCACGGTCGAGTGGAGCGGTTACGCCGCCGCCCTCATCGCCCTGGCTCTGGCCTTCGACTCGCCCCGGCACATCGCCGCCCTGCTCGCCGCCTGGGGCGCCGTGCTCGGGGTGGCCGCCACCCGACCGGGGCGGCGACCGGTGGAGCGGCGGATCCTCTTCTGGGCCGTGGTGGCCTGCGAGATCGTCGCCTGGTGGATCCTGATGCGGGTCGCCGACGTGGCGCTGCCGGAGGCGTACACGCTGCCGTTCGCGGCGCTCGCCCTGCTGGTCGGCCTGCTGGAGCTGCGCGACCGCCCGGACCTGTCCAGCTGGGTGGCGTACGGCCCGGCGCTGGTCGCGGCGTTCGTGCCGACCCTGGCGATCGTGCTGGCCACCGACTCCAGCATGCTGCGCCAGGTGCTGCTGCTACTCGGCGCGGTGGCGGTGCTGGTGTTCGGCTCGATCAGCCGGCAACAGGCCCCGGTGATCGTCGGCGCGGCGGTGACCGCGGTCGCGGCGGTGCACGCCCTGTTCAGCCTGGGGCCGTGGCTGGTGCTCATCCCGGTCGGCCTGGTGCTGCTGGTGCTCGGGGCGAGCAACGAACGCCGCCGTCGCACCCAGGACCGGTTGCAGATGGCACTGCGTGCCATGAGGTGAATCGGAGGGTCACGGCGGGGTCGGACGCGGTCGGCCTCAGTGGGCCGGGTGGTCGTGGGCGGGGGCGGCCCGGCCGGGGGGGGCACGTTGTCGTGGGCGGCCCGGCCCGGCCGGGGTCGGGTCGGGCACGGGGCTGGGGTCAGGCCAGGGAGGCGCGGAGGGCGGCGTCCTTCTCGGCGACCAGATCCTCCAGGTCGGCCTGGAAGGCGACCATCCGGGCAAGCAGGGCCGGGTCGGTGGCGGCCAGGATGCGGACCGCGAGCAGGCCGGCGTTGCGGGCGTTGCCGATCGACACGGTGGCCACCGGGATCCCGGCCGGCATCTGCACGATGGACAGCAGCGAGTCCATCCCGTCCAGGTGCTTCAACGGCACCGGTACGCCGATCACCGGCAACGGGGTGACCGAGGCGACCATGCCGGGCAGCGCGGCGGCACCACCGGCCCCCGCGATGATCACCTTGAGCCCCCGGTCCACGGCGTCCCGGCCGTAGTCGATCATCTTGACCGGGGTGCGGTGCGCGGAGACCACCGCCACCTCGTAGGGCACCCCGAACTCGTCCAGCGTCTCGGCGGCGGCCCGCATCACCGGCCAGTCCGAGTCGCTGCCCATGATCAGCCCGACGGTGCTCACGCGTGCCCCTCCCGCAGCCAACGGGCGGCCCG
Above is a window of Micromonospora rifamycinica DNA encoding:
- a CDS encoding SCO7613 C-terminal domain-containing membrane protein, with the protein product MENFQCSSCGRQIKPAARCPNCGAEQPQWREHLAEIERSIAEMKARDAEIAREQRQIAAKMQAALFQRDILAHAGEERVKQATRPRRVLRRKPGRRPPTAATGAPPKVPRQGTPAGPDEPPLPPPYRTATWLGADNPEHPAEASSREVQNIPLGLGALVLAVAAVVFAAVATSSMDALARLGILLVATVLLLLAPPVLARRGLTSTAETISTVGLLLVPLAGYALWAVDRIGASGAVFSGMIFALTTGVALAYAVGTGLRAPRFAAVLAAQPVVPLLAYGWVDGPTGWAVVFTVVAVLDLGLVRSGIMRERPAGPDSVPAGPTAPRQRVDPDGRPEAAPEESAEVLAGTAGDPTGGSRPVPWLPETTWLLHGVAVALALAYAVTALLRVQTVPAATGAGAALLLAALVALAGTLLLRRPPLPDVGAGILTLAVIGALGRIAAVAFPGRALLLIAAVITLTGLAVRAVPEAARRGPQLASAAALTVSGLVVAGGALRAGLAPVQAALPAWRADLSRFPAEVAATAGPSAGQLAASALLLTVAAVLALPPEIRREFAVVGAGLTALAVPASLGLGAVAAPWPMVLAAVAIGVAGLSAGTTRAAVVHAGTATAVGFVGAGAALSRPSVTAAALAVLMLAGVLVALAPRVRIAPAAADVVSGWAAGGAAFALPGAVAAFVAATEPSGPVLTPGVLRELTVPILAASFLAVCVTLGYAAMMQVSQRHLSLPHAVGTGLGALAVIGAAFFAPGRTAADAWLGGLVLIATLLLLFAGRIDARRPSDLAFDGADLAAAAVTTALIATLVRITAVISPGGQLAVAAVLVLVVAVAARAMPEEWRRGPVLGIAVGAALIGVLAGWSALRGGVGVLATPGPIWAGDLTGWPAAPTGGSAWQAPVALALLALAAAILLPAPWRYDVAGVGAVLATVGVPAAFDLPWWSPVLVGLTVATVFGMAAVASADPRAGVSRAAVAGVVALHAAGAGLVRPWTTALALGGIALIGLTVAAVARSLAPSLVEDVETEGMPPHLVQIGGLATAAALLTLPGAVAALAAEFGHSAQVVLTAALAASSFGLAAVAAVRRQVPQYLPYASAAIAGGATVSALAAIFVDLPSGVFAAAAALLGVLAELVRAATVPPVGSAQPTRRWTVLLDGALRRLPDDGTQRRWRVSPAAGALAAAAVPTVLALFSLAPLLVVALVEPHRMLAHVWQGPPPQLRTPPPELVDPTHVLTALLLTATAALAATGLSGGRRSRAVPVVLPGLAVTLLITPIALGMAWPQNALAALAVFTISMLGLALTPPPPLAERARSLRLARVLVFAIGLAAGGAGLAGSLASEGLTLFTLGGAVGVGAVAALFGTTGRARVLGWLFASLMAQLFVLTVGLVAGFPAVWSAFGVLAVGAVLQVLAARLPRLRRPEAYREAATVEWSGYAAALIALALAFDSPRHIAALLAAWGAVLGVAATRPGRRPVERRILFWAVVACEIVAWWILMRVADVALPEAYTLPFAALALLVGLLELRDRPDLSSWVAYGPALVAAFVPTLAIVLATDSSMLRQVLLLLGAVAVLVFGSISRQQAPVIVGAAVTAVAAVHALFSLGPWLVLIPVGLVLLVLGASNERRRRTQDRLQMALRAMR
- the purE gene encoding 5-(carboxyamino)imidazole ribonucleotide mutase, translated to MSTVGLIMGSDSDWPVMRAAAETLDEFGVPYEVAVVSAHRTPVKMIDYGRDAVDRGLKVIIAGAGGAAALPGMVASVTPLPVIGVPVPLKHLDGMDSLLSIVQMPAGIPVATVSIGNARNAGLLAVRILAATDPALLARMVAFQADLEDLVAEKDAALRASLA